One stretch of Sander lucioperca isolate FBNREF2018 chromosome 13, SLUC_FBN_1.2, whole genome shotgun sequence DNA includes these proteins:
- the spns3 gene encoding protein spinster homolog 3, translated as MEPKDRPIPRRSLGSSSGIHYGSFVNSLSSLTPKAEEKEKPAISPRRAYIAVAVLCYVNLLNYTERYTIAGVLPNIQKFFTISDSTAALIQTVFICSFLLLAPLFGYLGDRYNRKYIMIGGLGVWLVTAVGSSFVTASYFWLLMLLRAMVGIGEASYSTIAPTIIGDLFVGNQRSAMICVFYLFIPVGSGLGYITGAGVANLTGDWRWALRITPILGVVGLFLLVFLCPNPPRGAAETHGEGVTEQSSYKEDVKYLLKNKSYVWSSLGVTATAFLTGALAFWMPTFLSRAQVSQGIREPCVQEPCNPIDSYIFGAVTVVTGIVGACLGSGLSRRFRDKVPNADPLICAIGLLGSAPCLFITIFVASASIPATYVFIFIGELLISLNWAVLADILLYVVVPTRRSTAEALQISVLHLLGDAGSPYLVGAISDAIRKSRSATHEWSFLSLKYSLLVCPFVGILGGLFFFITSLYIAEDRKAAAQIVEVSPSPQQGPASEPAMELSTEGIK; from the exons ATGGAGCCAAAGGACAGACCGATCCCTAGAAGGAGCCTGGGCTCCAGCTCCGGTATACATTATGGCTCTTTTGTGAACAGCCTTTCATCACTTACACCAAAGGCAGAGGAAAAGGAGAAACCAGCCATATCACCTAGACGCGCCTATATAGCTGTAGCTGTGCTTTGCTACGTCAACTTGCTCAACTACACAGAACGGTACACAATAGCAG GTGTCCTTCCCAACATTCAGAAGTTCTTTACTATAAGTGACAGCACAGCTGCACTTATACAGACAG TTTTCATCTGCAGTTTCTTGCTTTTGGCCCCTCTCTTTGGTTACTTGGGGGACCGCTACAACCGAAAATACATCATGATTGGTGGTTTGGGTGTGTGGCTTGTGACTGCAGTCGGCAGCTCTTTTGTCACTGCGTCA TACTTCTGGCTTCTGATGCTGTTGCGAGCCATGGTCGGGATAGGTGAGGCCAGCTACTCCACCATTGCTCCCACAATCATTGGTGACCTCTTTGTTGGGAATCAACGGAGCGCCATGATCTGTGTCTTCTACCTCTTTATCCCTGTTGGAAG TGGTCTTGGATACATTACAGGGGCAGGGGTTGCTAATCTGACAGGAGACTGGCGCTGGGCTCTCAGG ATCACTCCCATCTTGGGTGTCGTGGGACTTTTCTTGCTGGTCTTCTTATGCCCTAACCCACCCAGAGGTGCTGCAGAAACCCACGGAGAGGGAGTTACAGAACAGAGCTCTTACAAGGAGGATGTCAAATATCTTCTGAAAAA TAAAAGTTATGTGTGGTCATCACTGGGAGTGACGGCTACAGCCTTCCTCACCGGAGCCCTGGCTTTCTGGATGCCTACGTTTCTGTCCAGAGCTCAGGTCAGTCAGGGAATCCGAGAGCCGTGCGTCCAAGAGCCCTGCAACCCCATAGACAG TTATATCTTCGGTGCTGTGACGGTGGTGACGGGCATTGTGGGAGCGTGTCTCGGCAGTGGTTTATCTAGAAGGTTTAGGGACAAGGTCCCAAATGCCGATCCACTCATCTGCGCAATAGGCCTGCTGGGATCGGCTCCCTGCCTCTTTATCACCATCTTTGTGGCGTCAGCAAGCATTCCCGCCACTTAC GTATTCATTTTCATTGGTGAATTATTGATATCACTAAACTGGGCTGTCTTGGCTGATATACTGCTG TATGTTGTCGTACCAACCAGAAGGTCCACAGCTGAGGCTCTCCAGATTTCAGTCCTTCATCTTCTGGGTGATGCCGGGAGTCCTTACCTAGTAGGAGCG ATCTCTGATGCTATACGCAAATCTAGATCTGCAACACATGAATGGAGCTTCCTCAGTCTGAAGTACAGCCTTTTGGTCTGCCCATTTGTTGGGATCCTGGGTGGACTGTTTTTCTTTATTACCTCCCTCTACATTGCTGAAGACAGGAAGGCAGCTGCGCAAATTGTTGAAG TAAGCCCCTCACCACAGCAGGGTCCTGCGTCTGAGCCCGCAATGGAACTGAGCACTGAGGGCATTAAGTAA